In Paenibacillus sonchi, a single genomic region encodes these proteins:
- a CDS encoding response regulator transcription factor encodes MIRVVIAEDQRLLRGAMASLLDLEDDIEVAGEAGDGSEALAVIERLQPDVCLMDIEMPYKSGLEVAETLKAKGSATKVIILTTFARPGYLERGVKAGIQGYLLKDEPVDKLADAIRRVMDGHREVSPELVFGSLREENPLSDREREILKLAGSGQSAGEIAAVLHLSYGTVRNYISEILNKLEVKSRIEAVRLAEEKGWI; translated from the coding sequence ATGATACGCGTCGTGATTGCCGAGGATCAGCGCCTGCTGCGCGGGGCGATGGCTTCGCTGCTGGATCTGGAGGATGATATTGAAGTGGCAGGAGAAGCCGGAGACGGCTCGGAGGCGCTGGCTGTCATTGAGCGGCTTCAGCCGGATGTATGCCTGATGGACATCGAAATGCCTTATAAAAGCGGGCTGGAGGTAGCGGAAACCTTGAAGGCTAAAGGCTCCGCCACCAAAGTCATTATATTGACCACCTTTGCCCGTCCGGGCTATTTGGAGCGCGGTGTGAAGGCCGGGATTCAAGGGTATTTGCTGAAGGACGAGCCGGTAGACAAGCTGGCGGATGCGATCCGCCGGGTGATGGACGGCCACCGGGAGGTGTCTCCCGAGCTTGTCTTCGGCAGCCTGCGGGAAGAAAACCCGTTGTCTGACCGGGAGCGGGAGATCCTGAAGCTGGCCGGCAGCGGCCAGAGCGCCGGGGAGATCGCAGCTGTGCTGCACCTCTCCTATGGTACGGTCCGCAACTACATATCCGAGATTCTGAACAAGCTGGAAGTGAAGAGCCGCATTGAAGCCGTGCGGTTGGCGGAGGAGAAGGGCTGGATCTAG